One part of the Georgfuchsia toluolica genome encodes these proteins:
- a CDS encoding symmetrical bis(5'-nucleosyl)-tetraphosphatase, whose protein sequence is MATYAIGDIQGCFDALIQLLDKTGFNATRDRLWLVGDLVNRGPQSLEVLRYVKGLGDAAQVVLGNHDLHLVMRAEGQGRASSEDTLDAVLAAADRDELLKWLRSRPLFHQEDEYAMVHAGLLPQWSIARSNELGAEVQAALMAANYREFLAHMWGSEPNAWREELRGWERLRVIVNAMTRMRFCTPEGVMEFQVKGPPVQAPAGFLPWYALLHRAGITHTVICGHWSALGFYREANLLALDSGCLWGGPLTAVRLEDRRVFQLQCEPAPGINLVH, encoded by the coding sequence ATGGCAACTTACGCAATCGGCGACATTCAGGGTTGTTTCGATGCCCTCATTCAATTGCTCGACAAGACGGGCTTCAATGCGACGCGAGATCGCCTGTGGCTGGTCGGCGATCTCGTCAATCGCGGCCCGCAATCGCTTGAGGTGTTGCGCTATGTGAAGGGCCTCGGCGACGCCGCCCAGGTGGTGCTCGGCAATCACGACTTGCATCTGGTCATGCGGGCGGAAGGCCAGGGCCGCGCCAGCAGCGAAGATACGCTGGATGCTGTGCTCGCCGCCGCTGATCGCGATGAATTGCTGAAGTGGCTGCGCAGTCGTCCGCTGTTTCACCAGGAGGACGAATATGCGATGGTTCATGCCGGCCTTCTGCCGCAATGGTCGATTGCGCGCAGCAATGAACTCGGCGCTGAAGTTCAGGCCGCGCTGATGGCGGCAAACTATCGCGAATTTCTTGCCCACATGTGGGGCAGCGAGCCCAATGCCTGGCGCGAGGAGCTGCGCGGTTGGGAGCGGCTGCGCGTGATCGTGAACGCGATGACGCGCATGCGCTTCTGCACGCCGGAAGGCGTCATGGAATTTCAGGTCAAGGGTCCGCCGGTCCAGGCACCGGCGGGATTCCTGCCCTGGTATGCCTTGCTGCATCGCGCCGGCATAACGCATACGGTCATCTGCGGTCACTGGTCGGCACTCGGCTTTTATCGCGAAGCCAATCTGCTGGCGCTCGATTCCGGCTGTCTTTGGGGTGGCCCGCTGACGGCAGTACGACTCGAAGACCGCCGCGTGTTTCAACTGCAATGCGAGCCAGCGCCGGGTATCAATTTAGTCCACTGA
- a CDS encoding NAD(P)/FAD-dependent oxidoreductase, translated as MLSSPQPEVVDAVVIGAGVIGLACARALSSAGLETLILEQHDAFGTETSTRNSEVIHAGIYYPEGSRKARLCVSGRKRLYAFCETHGVSHRRCGKLIVANSPAQEIALLKIFHHAQANGVADIRLLTRAEAAALEPQLKCAAALLSPATGIIDSHGLMLALLGDAEHCGAMLATNSPALSACVREDGKIGLNVGGAAPMKVAAKMAVNAAGLHAQKFAAAFEGFPADRIPPVHYAKGNYFSLSGRSPFSRLVYPVPEPGGLGVHFTLDLAGQGRFGPDVEWVDALSYEVDAGRCQRFYGAVRKYWPGLADGSLQPAYSGIRPKLSGPGAPDGDFVIQGHDAHGIRGLVNLFGIESPGLTSCLAIAAEVCALLGIEEACGGE; from the coding sequence ATGCTGAGCAGTCCGCAGCCGGAAGTGGTGGATGCGGTGGTGATCGGGGCCGGGGTAATCGGCCTGGCCTGCGCGCGGGCGCTCTCCAGTGCCGGCCTGGAAACGCTGATACTTGAGCAGCATGATGCCTTCGGCACCGAAACCAGCACACGCAACAGCGAGGTCATCCACGCCGGCATCTATTACCCCGAGGGATCGCGCAAGGCCCGCCTGTGCGTGTCGGGCAGGAAGCGCCTCTATGCGTTCTGCGAGACGCACGGCGTGAGCCATCGCCGTTGCGGCAAGCTGATCGTGGCCAATTCCCCCGCACAGGAGATTGCGCTGCTGAAGATATTTCACCACGCGCAAGCCAACGGCGTCGCCGATATACGATTGCTGACGCGGGCCGAGGCCGCCGCCCTGGAGCCACAACTGAAGTGCGCCGCGGCGCTGCTCTCGCCAGCGACTGGAATCATCGACAGCCATGGCTTGATGCTAGCCCTGCTCGGGGATGCCGAACATTGCGGCGCCATGCTGGCGACGAACAGCCCGGCGCTTTCGGCTTGCGTGCGGGAGGATGGAAAAATCGGGCTGAATGTCGGTGGCGCAGCGCCGATGAAAGTCGCGGCGAAGATGGCGGTCAATGCAGCGGGGCTGCATGCGCAGAAATTTGCCGCGGCCTTCGAGGGATTTCCGGCGGACCGGATTCCCCCTGTTCATTATGCAAAGGGCAATTATTTTTCACTGTCGGGACGCTCACCCTTTTCGCGGCTGGTGTATCCGGTGCCCGAACCCGGCGGGCTGGGCGTTCATTTCACGCTCGATCTGGCCGGCCAGGGCCGCTTCGGCCCCGATGTCGAGTGGGTTGATGCGCTGTCGTACGAGGTTGATGCCGGGCGCTGCCAGCGCTTTTATGGCGCGGTGCGGAAGTATTGGCCCGGGCTGGCGGACGGCTCCTTGCAACCCGCATACTCAGGCATCCGGCCCAAGCTGTCGGGTCCGGGAGCGCCTGATGGCGATTTTGTCATCCAGGGCCATGATGCGCACGGCATTCGCGGATTGGTCAATCTGTTCGGCATCGAATCTCCCGGCCTGACTTCCTGCCTCGCCATCGCGGCGGAAGTTTGCGCATTGTTGGGAATCGAGGAGGCCTGCGGCGGCGAGTGA
- a CDS encoding NAD-dependent epimerase, whose protein sequence is MKILVTGCAGFIGMHVCERLLARGDEVVGIDNLNDYYDVSLKEARLARLTPNAAFHFHKLDIADRSGMAEFFAQEKLQRVVHLAAQAGVRYSLKNPYAYVDSNLVGFVNVLEGCRHAHVGHFVFASSSSVYGGNTRMPFSEHDNVDHPVSLYAATKKANELMAHTYSHLHGLPTTGLRFFTVYGPWGRPDMSPMLFAKAILEGQPIDVFNHGRMQRDFTYIDDIVEGVIRVLDKPPLASPGFDKNNPDPASSWAPYRLFNIGNHQPVELMTYIETLEKALGKTAQKNFLPLQEGDVPATHADTEALRSWSGFAPATTLSEGIGRFVEWYRRYYQQ, encoded by the coding sequence ATGAAGATATTGGTTACTGGTTGTGCCGGTTTTATCGGCATGCACGTCTGCGAGCGCCTGCTCGCGCGCGGCGATGAGGTAGTCGGCATCGACAACCTCAACGACTACTATGACGTTTCGCTCAAGGAAGCGCGCCTGGCGCGACTGACACCCAACGCGGCGTTCCATTTCCATAAGCTCGACATTGCCGACCGTTCCGGCATGGCGGAATTCTTCGCGCAGGAAAAGCTGCAACGCGTTGTGCATCTTGCCGCCCAGGCCGGCGTGCGCTATTCGCTGAAAAATCCATATGCCTATGTGGACAGCAATCTGGTCGGCTTCGTCAATGTTCTCGAAGGCTGCCGTCACGCCCACGTCGGGCATTTTGTCTTCGCCAGCAGCTCCAGCGTCTATGGCGGCAACACCCGGATGCCCTTTTCCGAGCACGACAACGTCGATCACCCGGTCAGCCTCTACGCCGCGACCAAGAAGGCCAACGAGCTGATGGCCCACACCTACAGTCATCTCCACGGCCTGCCGACGACCGGCCTGCGCTTCTTCACCGTCTATGGCCCGTGGGGCCGGCCCGACATGTCTCCGATGCTGTTTGCCAAGGCCATCCTCGAAGGCCAGCCGATCGACGTGTTCAACCACGGCAGGATGCAGCGCGATTTCACCTATATCGACGACATCGTCGAAGGCGTGATTCGCGTGCTCGACAAACCGCCGCTTGCCAGCCCTGGCTTTGACAAGAACAATCCCGACCCCGCGAGCAGCTGGGCGCCCTATCGGCTGTTTAATATTGGCAACCACCAGCCGGTGGAATTGATGACTTATATCGAGACCCTGGAAAAAGCCCTGGGCAAGACCGCGCAAAAAAACTTCCTGCCCTTGCAGGAGGGTGACGTGCCGGCGACTCATGCCGATACGGAAGCACTGCGCAGCTGGTCCGGCTTTGCACCGGCCACCACGCTCAGCGAAGGAATCGGCCGCTTTGTAGAGTGGTATCGGCGCTACTACCAGCAGTGA
- a CDS encoding glycosyltransferase family 2 protein, translating into MPARSPLTAVLITLNAAMQLEACLRSLAFCDEIVIVDSGSSDSTLDIAAQYGAKVIGSEWLGFGPQKQFAVTQAKNDWVLCIDADERVSEELAKNIAATLAAPELRVYKFARRNRFMGRYLRHGEGYPDWSLRLFHRGDARWSDDAVHEKVLTDIPVGTLRGDLLHDSAESLDHYLAKQNRYTTLAAQEALARGKRASASKLLLSPLLRFIKFYFLRRGFLDGLPGLVHILIGCQNSFAKYAKMLAIQANSAKSPP; encoded by the coding sequence ATGCCTGCTCGCTCGCCTCTCACCGCTGTCCTCATCACGCTCAACGCCGCCATGCAACTGGAGGCCTGCCTGCGCTCGCTGGCTTTTTGCGACGAGATCGTGATCGTCGATTCCGGCAGCAGCGACAGTACGCTGGATATCGCCGCGCAATACGGCGCCAAAGTCATTGGTTCGGAATGGCTCGGCTTCGGCCCGCAAAAGCAGTTCGCGGTGACGCAGGCAAAGAACGATTGGGTGCTGTGCATCGATGCCGATGAGCGCGTCAGCGAGGAGTTGGCGAAGAATATTGCCGCGACGCTCGCGGCTCCGGAGTTGCGCGTTTATAAATTCGCGCGCCGCAACCGCTTCATGGGCCGCTACCTGCGCCATGGCGAGGGCTATCCGGACTGGAGTCTGCGTCTGTTCCATCGCGGCGATGCGCGCTGGTCGGATGATGCCGTGCACGAAAAGGTGCTGACCGATATACCGGTCGGCACATTGCGCGGTGACCTGCTGCACGATTCGGCCGAATCGCTTGACCACTATCTGGCCAAGCAAAATCGTTACACGACGCTGGCGGCACAGGAAGCTCTGGCGCGCGGCAAACGCGCTTCAGCCAGCAAGCTGCTGCTTTCGCCGCTGCTGCGCTTCATCAAGTTTTATTTCCTGCGCCGGGGCTTCCTCGACGGTCTGCCGGGATTGGTGCACATCCTCATCGGCTGCCAGAACAGCTTTGCCAAGTACGCGAAAATGCTGGCCATTCAAGCCAACTCAGCAAAATCTCCGCCGTGA
- the waaC gene encoding lipopolysaccharide heptosyltransferase I, whose product MHALLVKTSSLGDVVHNLPVVTDIQRHYPGAVIDWVVEEAFADIPRLHPGVHRVIPVALRRWRKRLFTAATWREMAAFRRGLRHDAYDVVLDTQGLIKSALIARQAQLAAHGRRLGFDAATAREPLAARFYDAGFMIAKNAHAIGRNRRLAAAAFDYTLNTPLDYGIAAPPLATSWLPARPYAVLLTGTSRADKLWPESYWVALAKALNVSVILPAGSAAERERAQRLAAQMPGARAVPPLGIAELAGLMAGAQIVIGLDTGLTHLAAALNKPTLAIFSGSAPELTGAHAGDMLANAAINLGRNGAPPTVAEVIATARGLLR is encoded by the coding sequence ATGCACGCTCTCCTCGTCAAGACTTCGTCGCTCGGTGATGTCGTCCATAACCTGCCGGTGGTGACCGACATCCAGCGCCACTATCCCGGCGCCGTCATCGACTGGGTGGTCGAAGAAGCCTTTGCCGATATTCCGCGCCTGCATCCCGGCGTGCATCGCGTCATTCCCGTGGCGCTGCGGCGCTGGCGCAAGCGGCTTTTCACGGCCGCCACCTGGCGCGAAATGGCGGCATTCAGGCGCGGGTTGCGCCATGACGCCTACGATGTCGTACTCGATACCCAGGGCCTGATCAAGAGTGCGCTGATTGCGCGCCAGGCACAACTGGCGGCGCATGGCCGCCGCCTCGGCTTTGATGCCGCAACGGCGCGCGAACCCCTGGCCGCGCGTTTCTACGATGCCGGCTTCATGATCGCAAAAAACGCCCATGCCATCGGACGCAATCGCCGGCTGGCCGCGGCGGCGTTTGACTACACATTGAATACGCCGCTCGACTATGGCATCGCCGCGCCGCCCCTTGCCACGAGTTGGTTGCCCGCCCGGCCTTACGCCGTGCTGCTGACCGGCACTTCGCGCGCCGACAAACTGTGGCCCGAGTCCTATTGGGTTGCCCTGGCAAAAGCCTTGAATGTCTCCGTCATTCTGCCCGCGGGCAGCGCCGCGGAACGGGAACGCGCGCAGCGTCTGGCGGCGCAGATGCCGGGCGCCCGCGCCGTGCCGCCGCTCGGCATTGCCGAACTCGCCGGCCTGATGGCGGGCGCACAAATCGTGATCGGCCTCGATACCGGGCTCACCCATCTCGCCGCTGCCTTGAACAAACCCACGCTGGCAATTTTTTCCGGCTCCGCCCCCGAACTTACCGGCGCCCATGCCGGAGACATGTTGGCAAATGCGGCCATCAATCTCGGCCGCAACGGCGCACCACCAACTGTCGCTGAAGTCATCGCCACCGCACGCGGCTTGCTGCGATGA
- the waaA gene encoding lipid IV(A) 3-deoxy-D-manno-octulosonic acid transferase has protein sequence MTRRLYTLLLWLLLPWALLHLLWRSRRQTEYLRHWDERFAHYTRPANRPVIWIHAVSVGETRAAQPLIKALREKYPAHRILLTQTTPTGRQTGIELFGDTVERIYLAYDFPGTVKRFLDHWRPEFGLIMETELWPNVIAECKARRVPLMLVNGRLSEKSARRYACFAALTHEALNNLAGVAAQTDSDARRLAALGAQNVAVLGNLKFDIMPPPGQLELGASFRQMIGTRCVLLCASTREGEEALILDAWMRSPLPDVLLVIVPRHPQRVEDVAGLVGMHRLKLQRRSSDHGIEADTQVWLGDSMGEMFAYYAACDVAFVGGSLIDHGGQNLIEPCAVGRPVLIGPSTFNFARAADDAVAARACRRVGNADEMIAAAATLLENTQLRKQMEQNALAFAGAHRGATARTMEWIATILQGNHPR, from the coding sequence ATGACACGGCGCCTCTATACGTTATTGCTCTGGTTGCTGCTACCGTGGGCCCTGCTGCATCTGCTCTGGCGCAGCCGCAGGCAAACGGAGTATCTGCGCCATTGGGACGAGCGCTTCGCTCATTACACCCGGCCGGCGAATCGGCCGGTGATCTGGATCCACGCCGTATCGGTCGGCGAAACCCGCGCCGCGCAGCCGCTGATCAAGGCGTTGCGCGAAAAATATCCCGCGCATCGCATCCTGCTCACGCAAACGACGCCGACCGGCCGCCAGACCGGCATCGAGCTGTTCGGCGATACGGTGGAACGCATTTATCTCGCCTACGATTTTCCCGGCACGGTGAAGCGTTTTCTCGATCACTGGCGCCCCGAGTTCGGTCTCATCATGGAAACCGAGCTGTGGCCCAATGTGATTGCCGAATGCAAGGCGCGGCGCGTTCCGTTGATGCTGGTCAATGGCCGGCTCTCGGAAAAGTCCGCGCGCCGCTATGCCTGTTTTGCCGCACTGACGCACGAAGCGCTCAACAATCTGGCCGGCGTCGCCGCGCAAACGGACAGCGATGCACGGCGTCTTGCGGCACTCGGTGCGCAAAATGTCGCCGTTCTCGGCAACCTCAAGTTCGATATCATGCCACCACCTGGGCAACTCGAACTCGGCGCAAGTTTTCGTCAAATGATCGGTACGCGTTGTGTCCTGCTCTGCGCCAGCACCCGTGAAGGCGAAGAGGCGCTGATTCTGGATGCATGGATGCGGTCCCCGCTTCCCGATGTTTTACTTGTCATAGTGCCGCGCCATCCGCAGCGCGTCGAAGATGTAGCGGGACTGGTCGGCATGCATCGCCTCAAGTTGCAGCGTCGTTCCAGCGATCACGGAATTGAAGCCGACACCCAGGTCTGGCTCGGCGACAGCATGGGCGAGATGTTCGCCTACTACGCCGCTTGCGACGTGGCCTTCGTCGGCGGCAGCCTGATCGACCATGGCGGGCAAAACCTGATAGAACCCTGCGCCGTCGGGCGTCCGGTACTGATCGGGCCGTCGACCTTCAATTTTGCGCGTGCGGCAGACGATGCGGTCGCCGCCAGGGCCTGCCGCCGTGTGGGAAATGCCGACGAAATGATCGCTGCCGCTGCAACACTGTTGGAAAACACGCAACTGCGAAAACAGATGGAGCAAAACGCGCTGGCCTTCGCTGGCGCGCATCGCGGGGCGACCGCGCGCACGATGGAATGGATTGCCACCATACTGCAAGGCAATCATCCTCGGTAA
- a CDS encoding TolC family outer membrane protein — MKKTLGLLIALALAPAAAPAADLLGLYNEAKGYDAQFAAARASLDAGRERLPQGRAGLLPTVGASANTVWNETNTTPKNPVPGVSIGRADYNTHGWAVNLTQPLFRWQNWVNYTQAELAVAIAEAQFTQAAQDLIVRVAQAYFDVLQAQEVLASTQAQRKAIAEQLESAKRNFEVGTSTIVDTHEAQARYDLADAQLIAAESDLSIKRQVLRTVVGKEHEDLKSLKTGVDIPQPQPEDINQWTKQAETANIGVQLAESSNEIADQEISKQRAGHFPTLDAVASRSSNSFGNQPFFGGYDNTATTLGLQLQIPIFAGGYTASKNSEAVALHQKSLADLEAARRGAALQARQAYLGVTSGLAQVKALEAAQVSSQSALDSNKLGYEVGVRINIDVLNSQSQYYDTRQKLMKARLDTLLAQLKLKAAAGNLTEADLKAVNALLD; from the coding sequence ATGAAAAAAACGCTCGGCCTCCTTATCGCCCTGGCACTGGCACCGGCAGCGGCGCCAGCCGCGGATCTGCTTGGACTCTACAACGAGGCCAAGGGCTATGACGCACAGTTTGCCGCGGCACGCGCCTCGCTCGATGCGGGACGCGAACGCCTGCCGCAGGGACGTGCCGGACTGCTGCCCACGGTCGGCGCGTCAGCCAATACGGTATGGAATGAAACCAACACCACGCCCAAGAATCCCGTACCCGGGGTCTCGATCGGTCGCGCTGATTACAACACCCATGGCTGGGCCGTGAATCTGACCCAGCCGCTGTTTCGCTGGCAGAACTGGGTGAATTACACCCAAGCGGAACTCGCCGTGGCGATCGCCGAAGCGCAATTCACCCAGGCCGCGCAGGACTTGATCGTGCGCGTAGCGCAGGCTTATTTCGACGTCTTGCAGGCGCAGGAAGTGCTGGCCAGCACGCAGGCGCAAAGGAAGGCGATTGCCGAGCAACTGGAATCGGCCAAGCGCAACTTCGAAGTCGGCACCTCGACCATCGTCGATACGCACGAAGCGCAGGCGCGCTACGACCTCGCCGATGCGCAGTTGATCGCCGCGGAGAGCGATCTTTCGATCAAGCGCCAGGTATTGCGCACCGTGGTCGGCAAGGAGCATGAAGACCTCAAGTCGCTCAAGACGGGCGTTGACATACCCCAGCCGCAACCCGAAGACATCAACCAGTGGACCAAGCAGGCCGAAACCGCCAATATCGGCGTGCAATTGGCCGAGAGCAGCAACGAGATCGCCGATCAGGAAATCTCCAAACAGCGCGCGGGACACTTCCCGACACTTGACGCGGTGGCTTCGCGCAGCAGCAACTCCTTCGGCAATCAGCCTTTTTTCGGCGGTTATGACAACACGGCGACCACGCTGGGCCTGCAACTGCAGATCCCGATTTTTGCGGGCGGCTATACGGCGTCCAAAAACAGCGAAGCCGTCGCCCTGCATCAAAAATCCTTGGCCGATCTCGAAGCGGCGCGCCGTGGCGCGGCACTGCAGGCACGTCAGGCCTACCTCGGCGTGACCTCGGGCCTGGCACAGGTCAAGGCGCTCGAAGCCGCGCAGGTGTCGTCGCAGTCGGCGCTGGATTCCAACAAGCTCGGCTACGAAGTCGGCGTGCGCATCAACATCGACGTATTGAATTCGCAGAGCCAGTACTACGACACGCGGCAGAAGCTGATGAAGGCGCGGCTCGACACCCTGCTCGCGCAACTCAAGCTCAAGGCCGCGGCGGGCAATCTGACTGAGGCTGATCTGAAGGCGGTCAACGCGCTGCTGGACTGA
- a CDS encoding protein-L-isoaspartate O-methyltransferase family protein has product MDFDQARYTMIRQQIIGWKVLEPNVVGCLFAVKREQFVPAPHRNLAFAEIQIPLGHGECMLMPGVEARIANALRLKASDRVLEIGTGSGYMAALLAARAQQVDSIEIVPELVETARANLASARIANVTVKAGNGLDPATIHGNYDAIVLSGSLPLLPQHISAHLNIGGRMIAIVGEGVNMEVQLIVRDSESSYTTTCLFETVAPPLHNVLQRSAFVL; this is encoded by the coding sequence ATGGATTTCGACCAAGCCAGATACACCATGATCAGGCAGCAGATTATCGGCTGGAAGGTGCTGGAGCCGAATGTGGTCGGTTGCCTGTTCGCGGTCAAGCGCGAACAGTTCGTCCCGGCTCCTCATCGCAACTTGGCTTTTGCCGAAATACAGATCCCGCTGGGTCATGGCGAGTGCATGTTGATGCCCGGCGTCGAGGCAAGGATCGCCAATGCCCTGCGCCTGAAAGCAAGCGATCGCGTGCTCGAAATCGGCACTGGCTCCGGCTATATGGCGGCGCTGCTCGCGGCCAGGGCGCAGCAGGTCGATAGCATCGAAATCGTTCCCGAACTGGTCGAAACCGCGCGCGCCAATCTGGCCAGCGCCCGGATCGCCAATGTCACGGTAAAGGCGGGCAACGGCCTCGACCCTGCGACGATCCATGGCAACTACGATGCCATCGTGCTCTCCGGTTCGCTGCCGCTGCTGCCGCAGCACATCAGCGCTCATCTCAATATTGGCGGCCGCATGATCGCGATCGTCGGCGAGGGAGTCAACATGGAAGTGCAGTTGATCGTGCGCGACAGCGAGTCGTCATATACCACCACCTGCCTGTTCGAAACTGTCGCTCCGCCGCTGCATAACGTTCTGCAACGCAGCGCGTTTGTCCTCTAG